One stretch of Candidatus Baltobacteraceae bacterium DNA includes these proteins:
- a CDS encoding response regulator transcription factor produces MGAIRILLAEDDDAIRTLLDHHLSSEGFRCAHASDGISALGTARDGVDLAILDIGLPRLDGLEVARMLRREGRRVPILMLTGRSDEVDRIVGFEIGADDYVTKPFLPREIVARVRAILRRTGIAFEDSPRTLRFGRLVIDEGAREARVDGADVGLKPREFALLLELASNAGVALSRSMLLERVWGFDYDGDERTVDVHVRRLRAKIEEQHMIETPIATVHGYGYKFARA; encoded by the coding sequence ATGGGAGCCATCCGCATTCTTCTGGCTGAAGACGACGATGCAATTCGTACGCTGCTCGATCATCATCTGAGCAGTGAAGGTTTCCGGTGTGCTCATGCGAGCGATGGGATCAGCGCACTCGGCACGGCGCGCGACGGAGTCGATCTTGCAATCCTCGACATCGGTCTTCCACGACTCGACGGTCTGGAAGTCGCACGGATGTTGCGGCGGGAAGGGCGGCGCGTTCCGATTCTCATGCTGACCGGCCGCAGCGACGAAGTCGATCGCATCGTCGGCTTCGAGATCGGTGCGGACGATTACGTTACCAAGCCTTTCTTGCCGCGAGAGATAGTGGCGCGCGTGCGTGCGATTCTGCGGAGAACCGGGATTGCGTTCGAGGACAGTCCTCGCACGTTACGTTTCGGACGCCTCGTCATCGACGAGGGTGCACGTGAAGCGCGCGTCGACGGCGCCGACGTTGGGTTGAAACCGCGAGAATTCGCGCTCCTCCTCGAGCTGGCGTCGAACGCCGGTGTCGCGCTTTCGCGCTCGATGTTGCTCGAGCGCGTATGGGGCTTCGACTATGACGGCGACGAGCGTACGGTCGACGTACATGTCCGGCGCTTGCGCGCGAAGATCGAAGAGCAGCACATGATCGAAACCCCAATCGCGACCGTCCACGGCTACGGTTACAAGTTCGCGCGAGCGTGA
- the recA gene encoding recombinase RecA, with amino-acid sequence MPQDERAVALNNALVQIERQFGKGAIMRMGEITERMAFETISTGSVALDLALGIGGLPRGRIVEIYGPESSGKTTLALHVIAEAQRGGGTAAFIDVEHALDPAYAKALGIDLDNLLVSQPDTGEQALDIAEMLVRSNAVDVIVVDSVAALVTKAELEGDMGDTHVGLQARLMSQALRKLTSAISRSKCVMIFINQLREKVGVMFGSPETTSGGRALKFYASIRLDVRKLEQIKIGQDVVGTRTRVKVVKNKVAPPFRQAEFDITYGHGISKMGSIIDVALERNIVGKSGSWYTYGDQRIGQGRENAKAFLEEHTDIADEIATKIREALKTPVSTNGANGANGANGTNGVAVGASAESD; translated from the coding sequence ATGCCGCAAGACGAGCGCGCCGTCGCCCTCAACAACGCCCTGGTACAAATCGAGCGCCAATTCGGAAAAGGCGCGATCATGCGAATGGGCGAGATCACCGAAAGAATGGCGTTCGAGACGATCTCGACGGGCTCGGTCGCCCTCGATCTCGCGCTCGGGATCGGCGGCCTGCCGCGTGGGCGAATCGTCGAAATCTACGGTCCGGAATCCAGCGGTAAGACGACCCTGGCATTGCACGTGATTGCCGAAGCACAACGCGGCGGCGGCACTGCAGCGTTCATCGACGTCGAGCACGCGCTCGATCCAGCCTATGCAAAAGCGTTGGGAATTGATCTCGACAACTTGCTCGTTTCGCAACCGGATACCGGCGAACAAGCGCTGGACATCGCTGAGATGCTCGTACGTTCGAATGCTGTCGACGTCATCGTCGTCGACTCGGTCGCCGCGCTCGTCACCAAAGCCGAGCTCGAAGGCGACATGGGCGATACGCATGTCGGCTTGCAAGCGCGGCTGATGTCGCAAGCGTTGCGCAAGCTCACCTCGGCGATCTCACGCAGCAAGTGTGTGATGATCTTCATCAATCAGTTGCGCGAAAAAGTCGGCGTCATGTTCGGAAGTCCGGAAACGACGTCGGGCGGCCGTGCGCTCAAGTTCTACGCATCGATTCGCCTCGACGTGCGCAAACTGGAGCAGATAAAGATCGGTCAGGACGTCGTCGGGACCCGGACACGCGTCAAAGTCGTCAAGAACAAAGTCGCGCCACCGTTCCGTCAGGCCGAATTCGACATCACGTACGGACACGGGATCTCGAAGATGGGCTCGATCATCGATGTCGCACTCGAGCGCAACATCGTAGGAAAGAGCGGTTCGTGGTACACCTACGGCGATCAACGGATCGGTCAGGGACGCGAAAACGCCAAGGCGTTCCTCGAAGAGCACACCGATATTGCGGACGAGATCGCAACGAAGATCCGCGAAGCGCTCAAGACGCCCGTCTCGACGAACGGCGCGAACGGCGCGAACGGCGCGAACGGCACGAACGGCGTCGCCGTCGGTGCATCCGCAGAGTCAGACTAA
- a CDS encoding glycoside hydrolase family 125 protein, with protein MRNGIIRVASLVCVATLLIAPLGVRALEQDTLARAAVDYRNPSNPKLEAMFRAALLNTSKQITMAQDGTAYIKTGDIPAEWLRDASAESRPFLYFAKDDPSTQKLLRAVIARMGKYLQVDPYANAFTLDYRVWEEKFELDSLAYPLILAWTYWKVTGDATIFTDDFSKGLDRALDTMEREQDHPRNSHYTHRELKDGKGNPVKYTGMIWTGFRPSDDACVYNYLIPSEMMAVVALGEIEEIERVVYRNLIKAQRAKALRTEVNNGIQEYGLVFMPNYGYVYAYEVDGLGHAVLMDDANIPSLLSAPYIGYTKPTGTVYENTRRYLLSKDNPYYYTGTVAHGIGSAHTSDGWVWPLALVMQGLTSTNDAEKRDVLNELLASDTGDHVLHESFNPNDPTKFTRADFGWPNALFSEFVMTSFDGVKPLPTSPTGDLEILGE; from the coding sequence ATGCGGAACGGTATTATCCGCGTCGCGTCGCTCGTGTGCGTCGCGACTTTGCTGATAGCTCCACTTGGTGTCCGGGCGCTCGAGCAAGATACGCTGGCTCGCGCTGCGGTTGACTATCGCAACCCTTCGAATCCGAAGCTCGAGGCGATGTTCCGAGCCGCGCTGCTCAATACGTCGAAGCAGATCACGATGGCGCAGGACGGGACCGCATACATCAAGACCGGCGATATTCCGGCCGAATGGTTGCGGGACGCCAGCGCCGAGTCGCGCCCGTTTCTGTATTTCGCCAAGGACGATCCGTCGACGCAGAAATTGCTTCGAGCGGTCATCGCGCGCATGGGTAAATACCTGCAAGTCGATCCCTACGCCAACGCCTTCACGCTTGACTACCGGGTGTGGGAAGAAAAATTCGAGCTCGATTCGCTCGCGTACCCACTGATCTTGGCGTGGACGTATTGGAAGGTCACCGGCGACGCAACGATCTTCACCGACGATTTCTCAAAAGGACTCGATCGCGCGCTCGATACGATGGAGCGCGAGCAAGATCATCCGCGCAACTCGCACTACACGCATCGTGAGCTCAAAGACGGCAAGGGAAATCCCGTCAAGTACACGGGGATGATTTGGACGGGTTTCCGTCCCTCCGATGATGCGTGCGTCTACAATTACTTGATTCCGTCCGAGATGATGGCGGTCGTCGCGCTCGGCGAGATCGAAGAGATCGAGCGCGTCGTCTATCGCAATCTGATCAAAGCCCAGCGCGCGAAAGCGTTGCGAACGGAAGTCAACAACGGGATCCAGGAATACGGCCTGGTCTTCATGCCGAACTACGGCTATGTTTACGCGTATGAAGTCGACGGACTTGGTCACGCCGTGTTGATGGATGATGCCAACATCCCGAGTTTGCTTTCGGCGCCGTACATCGGCTATACGAAGCCGACCGGCACGGTCTATGAGAACACGCGGCGCTATCTGCTTTCGAAAGACAATCCCTACTACTACACCGGGACGGTCGCGCACGGAATCGGCAGCGCGCATACCAGTGACGGCTGGGTGTGGCCGCTCGCGCTTGTGATGCAGGGACTCACGTCGACGAACGATGCGGAGAAACGCGACGTTCTCAACGAGCTGCTGGCTTCGGATACCGGCGATCACGTTCTGCACGAATCGTTCAATCCGAACGATCCGACAAAATTCACGCGGGCCGATTTTGGCTGGCCCAACGCGTTGTTCAGCGAGTTTGTGATGACGTCGTTCGACGGAGTCAAACCGTTGCCGACCTCTCCGACCGGCGATCTCGAAATCCTCGGCGAATAG
- a CDS encoding adenylosuccinate synthase produces the protein MSQNGSRGLVTVIVGMQWGDEGKGRVVDMMARDANIVARFGGGDNAGHTLVVEGLKLALRIVPSGVLVPGVEMFVGGGTVVSLSSLIEELDRLKDLGVDLSRIKISDRAHIVFPYHILADRAGEAARGSGAIGTTGRGIGPAYVDKVGRQGITFGDLRQPTVLADKLRFNLMSRAAGLASAGTLPSEEDLIAQTLAFAQRLGPHIVDGVVYIHDALANGKRILAEGAQATMLDIGFGTYPFVTSSHTIAGAATIGLGIGPKAIGRVIGIAKAYCSRVGAGPFPSELHDELGERLRRDGGEFGTVTGRPRRCGWFDAVVGRYAVQVNGLDSVILTKLDVLSGLDRIGVVTEYRRGEREAGISALGDPSLEVKIEWFEGWKTDIGGARSLVDLPTAARRYVDALEKMLGVPVDGASVGAERAQFAAASS, from the coding sequence GTGAGTCAAAACGGAAGCCGCGGTCTCGTGACCGTCATCGTCGGCATGCAGTGGGGCGACGAGGGCAAGGGCCGGGTCGTCGATATGATGGCCCGCGACGCGAATATCGTGGCGCGCTTCGGTGGCGGCGACAACGCTGGTCACACGCTAGTGGTCGAGGGCCTGAAATTGGCCCTGCGGATCGTCCCCTCGGGCGTCCTGGTCCCGGGGGTCGAGATGTTCGTGGGCGGGGGGACGGTCGTGTCGCTCTCTTCATTGATAGAAGAGCTCGATCGGCTCAAGGACCTCGGCGTCGATCTCTCCCGGATCAAGATCTCCGACCGGGCTCACATCGTCTTTCCTTATCACATCCTCGCAGACCGCGCCGGCGAGGCCGCGCGCGGAAGCGGCGCGATCGGGACGACCGGGCGCGGCATCGGGCCGGCCTATGTCGACAAGGTCGGACGCCAGGGGATCACGTTCGGTGATTTGCGGCAGCCGACGGTGCTCGCCGACAAGCTGCGCTTCAACTTGATGTCGCGTGCGGCGGGACTCGCGTCGGCGGGGACCCTGCCCAGCGAAGAAGACCTCATCGCTCAGACGCTCGCCTTCGCGCAGCGACTCGGACCGCACATCGTCGACGGTGTCGTCTACATTCATGATGCGCTGGCAAACGGGAAGCGCATCCTGGCCGAAGGCGCGCAGGCAACGATGCTCGATATCGGATTTGGAACCTATCCGTTCGTGACGAGCTCGCACACGATCGCGGGTGCGGCAACGATCGGATTAGGAATCGGTCCTAAAGCGATCGGGCGTGTGATCGGAATCGCAAAAGCATACTGCTCGCGGGTCGGCGCAGGACCGTTCCCCTCAGAGTTGCACGATGAACTCGGGGAACGATTGCGCCGCGACGGCGGCGAGTTTGGCACCGTGACGGGCAGACCGCGCCGCTGCGGATGGTTCGATGCAGTCGTCGGGCGCTACGCAGTTCAGGTAAATGGCCTCGATTCAGTCATCCTCACCAAACTCGACGTACTGAGCGGACTCGATCGGATCGGCGTCGTGACCGAATACCGGCGGGGAGAACGCGAAGCCGGCATCTCGGCCCTCGGCGATCCCAGCCTGGAGGTCAAGATCGAATGGTTCGAGGGCTGGAAAACCGACATCGGCGGTGCGCGTTCGCTTGTGGACCTTCCAACGGCCGCACGCCGCTACGTCGATGCACTGGAAAAGATGTTGGGCGTGCCGGTCGACGGAGCTTCCGTCGGGGCGGAACGCGCGCAGTTCGCCGCAGCCTCCTCCTAG
- a CDS encoding EscU/YscU/HrcU family type III secretion system export apparatus switch protein, whose product MNRDRFFDMRKPREARHAAAALQYDPVKTKAPEVIAVGRGMLADEITKIAKQNKIPIHADKGLVEALTQLEVGAVIPRELYVVVAEVLSWVYMLDASHGDPKDVTPK is encoded by the coding sequence ATGAACCGAGATCGCTTTTTCGATATGCGCAAGCCGCGCGAAGCGCGGCACGCGGCTGCGGCGTTACAGTACGACCCCGTCAAGACGAAGGCGCCGGAAGTCATCGCCGTCGGTCGCGGCATGCTCGCCGACGAGATCACGAAGATCGCCAAACAAAACAAAATCCCGATTCACGCCGACAAAGGGCTCGTCGAAGCGCTCACCCAGCTCGAGGTTGGGGCCGTCATCCCGCGTGAGCTCTACGTCGTCGTCGCGGAAGTGCTCTCGTGGGTCTACATGCTCGACGCGAGCCACGGCGACCCGAAGGACGTAACCCCGAAGTAG
- a CDS encoding HAMP domain-containing sensor histidine kinase: protein MPARRFLTKAGFARRLAPMLERRRVPLLVIRLREVERVAWLQGRASARRLEKRACAVLADVAHQRLRTSDLLVHERNSEIFSIALRERSDDETISAEDCRGALERTTAAFARALPIAVETGWTLLSPGEVSLDLATASALERGAHERQRLDFFSTVAHEMRSPLGAIRGYLQTLLEEPLDPSSSRRFLEIARNETLRLGRMVDGMFAVSLLDLEYGAGPPLSQERRTFPQDALDAALAALAPRVRERCGDVRHAHMPACPVAIAFDHLVQIFINVIGNALEHAGEHRHVTVWSARRAREVEVGVDDDGPGIPLDERESIFTFGYRARSAGAGLGLAVVRRLLEHVGGSACATESPLGGARIVIRIPTG, encoded by the coding sequence ATGCCGGCGCGCCGCTTCCTCACAAAAGCCGGTTTCGCGCGCCGCCTTGCGCCGATGCTCGAGCGGCGCCGCGTTCCGTTGCTGGTCATTCGGCTTCGCGAAGTCGAGCGCGTTGCTTGGCTGCAGGGCCGCGCCTCGGCGCGCCGCCTCGAGAAGCGAGCCTGCGCGGTTCTCGCCGATGTTGCGCATCAACGGCTGCGCACCAGCGACTTGCTGGTTCACGAGCGCAACAGCGAGATTTTCTCAATTGCCCTACGCGAGCGCAGCGACGACGAGACCATCTCCGCGGAAGATTGCCGCGGCGCCCTCGAGCGCACGACTGCGGCGTTCGCACGCGCGTTGCCGATTGCAGTCGAAACCGGCTGGACTCTGCTTAGTCCGGGTGAGGTGAGCCTCGATCTGGCGACGGCATCGGCGCTCGAGCGCGGCGCGCACGAACGCCAGCGCCTCGATTTCTTTTCCACCGTCGCGCACGAAATGCGCTCGCCGCTCGGGGCGATTCGCGGCTATTTGCAGACGCTGCTCGAGGAGCCGCTCGATCCCTCGAGCTCGCGGCGTTTTCTCGAGATCGCGCGTAACGAGACGTTGCGCTTGGGGCGCATGGTCGACGGAATGTTCGCTGTTTCGCTGCTCGATCTCGAATACGGAGCCGGGCCGCCCCTCTCACAGGAGCGACGTACGTTTCCGCAAGACGCCCTTGACGCGGCGCTCGCCGCGCTTGCGCCGCGCGTACGCGAGCGGTGCGGCGATGTCCGGCACGCGCACATGCCGGCCTGCCCGGTAGCAATCGCGTTCGATCATCTCGTGCAGATTTTCATCAACGTCATCGGAAACGCGCTCGAACACGCGGGCGAGCACCGGCACGTGACCGTATGGAGCGCTCGGCGCGCACGCGAGGTCGAGGTCGGCGTCGACGATGATGGTCCCGGTATCCCGCTCGACGAGCGTGAATCGATCTTTACGTTCGGTTATCGTGCGCGTAGCGCCGGAGCCGGCCTCGGGCTTGCGGTTGTTCGTCGTCTGCTCGAACATGTCGGCGGCAGCGCGTGCGCAACCGAGTCTCCGCTTGGTGGCGCGCGCATCGTGATTCGCATTCCAACGGGATAA
- the ftsY gene encoding signal recognition particle-docking protein FtsY, whose product MGWIGRLKDALKRTRDGLAGVETLAAARRPLDSAFWEELEEILIGADFGVATTEKILDGLKDVAHKEMWATSDLVIARFKRDVANFLTLSSQLHLDAKPSVILIVGVNGSGKTTTIGKLATRFRKDGKRVLLVAADTFRAAAADQLEIWAQRSGSDIVRGREGADPSSVVFDGIAAAKARSADIVLVDTAGRLQTKVNLMEELKKMRRIIERELPGQPAATLLVLDGTTGQNAISQATLFNVATKLTGVVVTKLDSTAKGGVIVAIVDALEIPIAFIGLGESADALQPFEAASFLEALFDTVPA is encoded by the coding sequence GTGGGATGGATTGGGCGGCTCAAGGACGCCCTGAAGCGGACACGCGATGGCCTCGCGGGGGTCGAGACGCTGGCTGCAGCACGGCGGCCGCTGGATTCGGCATTTTGGGAAGAGCTCGAAGAGATTTTGATCGGCGCCGATTTCGGCGTGGCTACGACCGAAAAGATCCTCGACGGCCTCAAAGACGTCGCACACAAAGAGATGTGGGCGACGAGCGATCTCGTGATCGCACGCTTCAAGCGCGACGTCGCGAATTTTCTCACGCTTTCGAGCCAATTGCATCTCGATGCGAAGCCGAGCGTCATCTTGATCGTGGGTGTCAACGGCAGCGGTAAGACGACGACGATCGGCAAGCTCGCAACACGCTTTCGCAAAGACGGAAAGCGCGTATTGCTGGTCGCAGCCGACACGTTCCGCGCCGCCGCGGCCGATCAGCTAGAGATTTGGGCGCAACGCAGCGGTTCGGATATCGTGCGCGGACGTGAAGGCGCCGATCCGAGCTCCGTGGTGTTCGACGGTATCGCCGCAGCCAAGGCACGCAGCGCCGACATCGTCCTCGTCGACACCGCCGGTCGTTTGCAAACGAAAGTCAATCTCATGGAAGAGCTCAAGAAGATGCGGCGCATCATCGAACGCGAGCTGCCGGGTCAACCGGCTGCGACACTGCTCGTGCTCGACGGCACGACGGGACAAAACGCGATCTCGCAAGCGACGCTTTTCAATGTGGCGACGAAGCTCACGGGTGTCGTCGTCACCAAGCTCGATTCGACGGCGAAAGGCGGCGTGATCGTCGCGATCGTCGATGCGCTCGAGATCCCAATCGCGTTCATCGGCTTGGGTGAGAGCGCGGATGCGTTACAACCTTTTGAGGCCGCGAGCTTCCTCGAGGCTCTCTTCGATACGGTCCCAGCGTAG
- a CDS encoding regulatory protein RecX: protein MSALRSLAQRRLTEAQLWSRLERKGFQDDEIADAVARCKRDGYLDDKLYAELYVTGTRKAVGDARMVAALTAKGIDREVAFVSVQRGPLDERTRCNAALETLQRRRPEISYPSAARSLERLGFPASLIYAILRERIGSGGM, encoded by the coding sequence GTGTCGGCGCTGCGTTCGTTAGCGCAGCGCCGTCTCACGGAGGCGCAGCTCTGGTCGCGTCTCGAGCGCAAGGGCTTCCAAGACGACGAGATCGCTGATGCGGTTGCTCGCTGCAAACGCGATGGCTACCTCGATGACAAGCTTTACGCAGAGCTATACGTCACCGGTACGCGCAAGGCCGTCGGCGACGCGCGCATGGTTGCAGCGCTCACGGCGAAGGGCATCGATCGTGAGGTTGCATTCGTTTCCGTGCAGCGCGGGCCGCTCGATGAACGCACGCGCTGCAATGCAGCGCTCGAAACGCTGCAGCGACGCCGGCCCGAGATCAGTTATCCTTCGGCAGCGCGGTCGCTCGAACGTCTCGGCTTCCCGGCCTCGTTGATTTACGCGATTCTGCGCGAACGAATTGGGTCCGGCGGCATGTGA